One region of Streptomyces rishiriensis genomic DNA includes:
- a CDS encoding glycosyl hydrolase 115 family protein — MPTTAPQDPSQPSWTRKAFLRGVTAVGMAPLLPAVLPGAAHAASGSDRPGFDLVRDGVAVDVFVDAADDPAVIRAAGDLQADVERVCGVRPGLRHTLPERSTALVVVGTLGASPVIDRLVRQGRLDVRRVQGRWEASVTQVVERPAPGVDRALVIAGSDRRGTVYGIYDTSERVGVSPWYWWADVPVEQRDGVTVPVGPFERREPSVRYRGVFINDEQNLTTWSQRTQDPDKNIGPETYRRLFELLLRLKANYLWPAMHPYSDFFNKYRESPELADRYGIVVGSSHPEALLRNGVHEWAPWAEEHRDADGGLPVYDYTVNPAVISAYWRARARENAAYESSWTIGMRGLHDTALETKYATTTAEKVVVMNDIIADQRRILAEEVGAAARPQIFIPYKEVLDLYNAGVQVPDDVTLIWPDDNHGNMRQLPTEAERARSGGNGIYYHLSYWGRPRSYLWLDTTQLAKVWQELRRVYEHGVDRMWIFNVGDLKSIETGLSFSLDMAWDVDRWHADDVGGFLAQWYGRQFGLRHAQEIAAVRTEYYRLAAERRPEFIDRNMFSVVHHGDEAGRRMAAYDRLLQRTVALGAELPEAYQDAYYELVRYPVHGAYLMNLKYYWADRNALAVRQGRGAGTNVFADLAETAHAQEAALTRRYNTEVAGGKWDGYVNPYPSQIPKAPGRPAVTRIARQETSGLGIASEGNEIGTQRPLAFAAATRDRRFVDVFNTGFLAVDWVAEAEQPWVRLSATGGTLTEQTRVWVDIDWARAPEGAHDVTIAFTSGERRFEVPVRVVNDGERARRRARGFVEANGYVSIDAAHTEHRVARGRARWRTVRGLGRRTAAVEAVPSTAAPVTSDFAARAPELRYRVRFGATGSFPVTVFRLPSLDERGARRLALALDDQSPVVLSGQAVATGNRGDAWARNVEEGVEKLTASVTVTEPGEHVLRVFMVDPGIVVDQIVVDTGGLPAAAYLAPPESYHPVFNPEPDSGPGLDAPSR, encoded by the coding sequence ATGCCGACCACCGCACCGCAGGACCCCTCGCAGCCGTCGTGGACCCGGAAGGCGTTCCTGCGAGGCGTGACGGCCGTCGGAATGGCCCCGCTGCTGCCCGCGGTGCTCCCGGGGGCCGCGCACGCCGCGTCGGGGTCCGACCGGCCCGGCTTCGACCTGGTGCGGGACGGTGTCGCCGTCGACGTGTTCGTGGACGCCGCCGACGACCCCGCCGTGATCCGCGCGGCCGGCGACCTCCAGGCCGACGTGGAACGGGTCTGCGGGGTGCGACCCGGGTTACGGCACACCCTGCCGGAACGGTCCACGGCACTGGTCGTGGTGGGCACCCTCGGCGCGAGCCCGGTCATCGACCGGCTCGTCCGGCAGGGGCGGCTGGACGTGAGGCGCGTGCAGGGCCGCTGGGAGGCTTCGGTGACCCAGGTGGTGGAGCGCCCGGCGCCCGGCGTCGACCGGGCGCTGGTGATCGCGGGCAGCGACCGGCGCGGGACGGTCTACGGGATCTACGACACGTCGGAACGCGTCGGCGTCTCACCCTGGTACTGGTGGGCCGACGTACCCGTGGAACAGCGTGACGGCGTCACCGTGCCCGTCGGCCCTTTCGAACGGCGCGAACCGTCGGTCCGTTACCGGGGTGTCTTCATCAACGACGAGCAGAACCTGACCACGTGGTCGCAGCGCACCCAGGATCCGGACAAGAACATCGGACCGGAGACCTACCGCCGTCTCTTCGAGTTGCTGCTGCGGCTGAAGGCCAACTACCTGTGGCCGGCCATGCACCCGTACTCCGACTTCTTCAACAAGTACCGCGAGAGCCCCGAACTCGCCGACCGCTACGGCATCGTCGTCGGCTCCAGCCACCCGGAGGCCCTGCTGCGCAACGGCGTCCACGAGTGGGCGCCGTGGGCCGAGGAGCACCGTGACGCCGACGGCGGACTGCCGGTGTACGACTACACCGTGAACCCCGCCGTCATCTCCGCCTACTGGAGAGCCCGGGCCCGGGAGAACGCGGCCTACGAGAGCAGTTGGACCATCGGCATGCGCGGCCTGCACGACACCGCGCTGGAGACGAAGTACGCCACCACGACCGCGGAGAAGGTGGTGGTGATGAACGACATCATCGCCGACCAGCGCCGGATCCTGGCCGAGGAGGTCGGCGCGGCGGCGCGGCCGCAGATCTTCATCCCGTACAAGGAGGTCCTGGACCTGTACAACGCGGGCGTCCAGGTTCCGGACGACGTCACACTGATCTGGCCGGACGACAACCACGGCAACATGCGCCAGCTGCCGACCGAGGCGGAACGCGCCCGCTCCGGCGGCAACGGGATCTACTACCACCTCTCCTACTGGGGCCGCCCGCGCAGCTACCTGTGGCTGGACACCACGCAGCTCGCCAAGGTGTGGCAGGAACTGCGCCGGGTGTACGAGCACGGTGTGGACCGGATGTGGATATTCAACGTCGGTGACCTCAAGTCGATCGAGACCGGACTGTCGTTCTCCCTGGACATGGCCTGGGACGTGGACCGGTGGCACGCCGACGACGTCGGAGGATTCCTCGCGCAATGGTACGGACGGCAGTTCGGGCTCCGCCACGCCCAGGAGATCGCCGCGGTCCGCACCGAGTACTACCGGCTCGCGGCGGAGCGGCGCCCGGAGTTCATCGACCGGAACATGTTCTCCGTCGTGCACCACGGGGACGAGGCGGGACGCCGGATGGCCGCGTACGACCGACTGCTGCAACGGACCGTGGCGCTGGGCGCCGAACTCCCCGAGGCCTACCAGGACGCCTACTACGAGCTGGTCCGATATCCCGTGCACGGCGCCTACCTGATGAACCTCAAGTACTACTGGGCGGACCGCAACGCCCTCGCGGTGCGTCAGGGCCGTGGCGCCGGAACCAACGTCTTCGCGGATCTGGCCGAAACCGCACACGCCCAGGAGGCGGCGCTCACCAGGCGCTACAACACGGAGGTCGCGGGCGGGAAGTGGGACGGCTACGTCAACCCCTACCCCTCGCAGATCCCCAAGGCGCCGGGCCGCCCGGCCGTCACCAGGATCGCCCGGCAGGAGACCTCGGGCCTGGGGATCGCCTCCGAGGGGAACGAGATCGGCACCCAACGGCCCCTGGCCTTCGCCGCCGCCACCCGGGACCGGCGATTCGTCGATGTCTTCAACACCGGTTTCCTCGCGGTCGACTGGGTCGCGGAGGCCGAACAGCCCTGGGTGCGCCTGAGTGCGACGGGCGGCACGCTGACCGAGCAGACCCGGGTGTGGGTCGACATCGACTGGGCGCGGGCACCGGAGGGCGCGCATGACGTCACGATCGCCTTCACGAGTGGCGAGCGGCGTTTCGAGGTGCCCGTGAGGGTCGTCAACGACGGGGAGCGGGCGCGCCGGCGTGCCCGCGGGTTCGTCGAGGCGAACGGTTACGTCTCGATCGACGCCGCGCACACCGAGCACCGGGTGGCGCGCGGCCGGGCCCGCTGGCGGACCGTGCGCGGGCTCGGACGCCGTACCGCCGCCGTGGAGGCGGTGCCGTCCACGGCGGCCCCGGTCACCTCCGACTTCGCCGCCCGCGCACCGGAGTTGAGGTACCGGGTGCGGTTCGGCGCCACCGGTTCCTTTCCCGTGACCGTCTTCCGGCTGCCCTCGCTCGACGAGCGCGGCGCGCGGCGACTGGCCCTCGCGCTCGACGACCAGTCGCCCGTCGTCCTGTCGGGGCAGGCCGTCGCCACCGGCAACCGGGGTGACGCCTGGGCGCGCAACGTGGAGGAGGGCGTCGAGAAGCTGACCGCGAGCGTCACGGTCACCGAGCCCGGCGAGCACGTCCTGCGGGTGTTCATGGTCGACCCGGGGATCGTCGTGGACCAGATCGTCGTCGACACCGGCGGGCTCCCTGCCGCCGCCTATCTCGCGCCGCCGGAGAGTTACCACCCGGTGTTCAACCCCGAGCCGGACAGCGGGCCGGGCCTGGACGCGCCCAGCCGGTAA
- a CDS encoding ATP-grasp domain-containing protein, with the protein MSRPCIALIADPTSPEGCREYLADAVELLTGAPPVRVDSRHFATGGTGRGVRDGGRLRLQVPEERLDFVPDVVLLYEIPPHHRRALAGFQELLERHDVVTLAAGPDAWRTATEKNLTVERFVRDGVAQMETAVLSRPSRREAADTFDRLGRDTWARPVVGTGGNDTFHVTTPAQLELAAAYYAERGTDWLLSRDAGNITADGRRHQFRVFVLGDRVVHAREHLQPQTDIPCNTCQGATAVHIAPQDLQPRLAELAVEATASVGLPFAGVDLAVENGGVVFEVNVQPAFVDGELELRAVAVPYVQAHLDAFAPALGGPTRGLTASA; encoded by the coding sequence GTGTCCCGACCGTGCATCGCCCTGATCGCCGACCCCACCTCACCCGAAGGCTGCCGTGAGTATCTCGCCGACGCCGTGGAACTGCTCACCGGGGCCCCGCCCGTCCGGGTCGACTCCCGGCACTTCGCGACCGGCGGAACCGGCCGCGGCGTCCGCGACGGAGGCCGGTTACGGCTCCAGGTCCCCGAGGAGCGGCTGGACTTCGTACCCGACGTCGTACTGCTCTACGAGATCCCCCCGCACCACCGGCGGGCTCTCGCGGGCTTCCAGGAGCTGCTGGAGCGCCATGACGTGGTGACCCTGGCGGCCGGACCCGACGCCTGGCGGACGGCGACCGAGAAGAACCTCACCGTCGAACGCTTCGTCCGGGACGGTGTCGCCCAGATGGAGACCGCCGTGCTGTCCCGGCCCTCCCGGCGGGAGGCCGCCGACACCTTCGACCGGCTCGGCCGCGACACCTGGGCCCGGCCCGTCGTCGGCACCGGCGGCAACGACACCTTCCATGTCACCACCCCCGCCCAACTCGAGCTCGCCGCCGCCTACTACGCCGAGCGCGGCACCGACTGGCTGCTCTCCCGCGACGCGGGCAACATCACCGCCGACGGCCGGCGCCACCAGTTCCGTGTCTTCGTCCTGGGCGACCGCGTCGTGCACGCCCGCGAGCACCTCCAGCCGCAGACCGACATCCCGTGCAACACCTGCCAGGGCGCCACCGCCGTCCACATCGCCCCGCAGGACCTCCAGCCCCGGCTCGCCGAACTCGCCGTCGAGGCCACCGCGTCGGTCGGGCTGCCCTTCGCCGGGGTCGACCTGGCGGTCGAGAACGGCGGGGTCGTCTTCGAGGTCAACGTCCAGCCCGCCTTCGTCGACGGCGAACTCGAACTCCGGGCGGTGGCCGTTCCGTACGTCCAGGCGCACCTGGACGCCTTCGCACCGGCCCTCGGCGGACCGACCCGGGGACTCACAGCTTCGGCGTGA
- a CDS encoding phosphoketolase family protein gives MSVEPQATSARLTDDELRTLHAHWRAANYLSVGQIYLMANPLLTEPLRPEHVKPRLLGHWGTSPGLNLVYTHLNRVIRARDLHALCVWGPGHGGPAVVANSWLEGTYTETYPDVTRDEAGMARLFRQFSFPGGIPSHVAPETPGSIHEGGELGYSLSHAYGAAFDNPDLLVACVIGDGESETGPLAASWHSNKFLDPVHDGAVLPILHLNGYKIANPTVPARIPEAELDDLLRGYGHDPIHVTGDEPNGVHRAMAQAMDTALDRIAALQRAAREDGSGERPRWPVIVLRTPKGWTGPAHVDRLPVEGTWRSHQVPLAAVRDNPEHLRQLEAWLRSYRPEELFDAHGGPRLDVLAWIPDGDRRLGATPYANGGLLLRELPLPALESHAVPVDRPGATRHEPTAVLGGLLEEVMRSTADRRDFRLVGPDETASNRLQAVYAASGKAWQAQTLQVDENLDRHGRVMEILSEHTCQGWLEGYLLTGRHGLFSCYEAFAHIIDSMVNQHIKWLRVTRRLPWRAPVASLNYLLTSHVWRQDHNGFSHQDPGFVDHILNKSPEVVRVYLPPDANTLLSVADHVLRSRDYVNVIVAGKQPCFDWLSMAEARVHCARGAGIWDWAGTENGTREPDVVLACAGDVPTQEVLAAAQLLRRELPDLAVRVVNVVDIARLLPSGEHPHGMGDFEYDGLFTADKPVVFAYHGYPWLIHRLAYRRTGHPHLHVRGYKEFGTTTTPFDMVVRNDLDRYRLVMDVIDRVPGLAVRAASVRQRMEDARLRHHDWIRVHGTDLPEVTDWTWDG, from the coding sequence ATGTCCGTCGAACCGCAAGCGACGTCCGCCCGGCTCACCGACGACGAGCTCAGGACGCTGCACGCCCACTGGCGCGCCGCGAACTACCTCTCCGTCGGACAGATCTACCTGATGGCCAACCCGCTGCTCACCGAGCCGCTGCGGCCCGAGCACGTGAAGCCGAGGCTGCTGGGCCACTGGGGGACCTCACCGGGGCTCAACCTCGTGTACACCCACCTCAACCGCGTCATCCGCGCCCGCGACCTGCACGCCCTGTGCGTGTGGGGCCCCGGCCACGGCGGTCCCGCGGTCGTCGCCAACTCCTGGCTCGAGGGCACCTACACCGAGACGTATCCGGACGTCACCCGCGACGAGGCCGGCATGGCCAGGCTGTTCCGGCAGTTCTCCTTCCCGGGCGGCATCCCCAGCCATGTCGCCCCGGAGACTCCCGGCTCGATCCACGAGGGCGGCGAACTCGGCTACTCGCTCTCGCACGCCTACGGCGCCGCCTTCGACAATCCGGACCTCCTCGTCGCCTGTGTGATCGGCGACGGTGAGTCCGAGACCGGGCCGCTGGCCGCCTCCTGGCACTCCAACAAGTTCCTCGATCCCGTCCACGACGGAGCGGTCCTGCCGATCCTGCACCTCAACGGATACAAGATCGCCAATCCCACCGTGCCGGCCCGGATCCCCGAAGCCGAGCTCGACGACCTGCTGCGCGGCTACGGCCACGACCCGATCCACGTCACCGGCGACGAGCCGAACGGCGTCCACCGTGCGATGGCACAGGCGATGGACACCGCCCTGGACCGCATCGCCGCGCTCCAGCGCGCCGCCCGCGAGGACGGCTCCGGCGAGCGCCCCCGCTGGCCGGTGATCGTGCTGCGCACCCCGAAGGGCTGGACAGGACCCGCCCACGTCGACCGGCTGCCCGTCGAGGGCACCTGGCGCTCCCATCAGGTGCCGCTGGCCGCCGTCCGCGACAACCCCGAACACCTGCGCCAGCTGGAGGCCTGGCTGCGCTCCTACCGGCCGGAGGAACTCTTCGACGCCCACGGCGGCCCCCGCCTGGACGTCCTCGCCTGGATCCCCGACGGCGACCGCCGCCTCGGCGCCACCCCGTACGCCAACGGCGGACTGCTGCTGCGCGAACTCCCCCTGCCCGCACTGGAGTCGCACGCCGTCCCGGTCGACAGGCCGGGCGCCACCCGGCACGAACCCACCGCCGTGCTGGGCGGGTTGCTCGAAGAGGTGATGCGCTCCACCGCCGACCGGCGGGACTTCCGTCTCGTCGGTCCCGACGAGACCGCCTCCAACCGTCTCCAGGCCGTCTACGCCGCGAGCGGCAAGGCCTGGCAGGCGCAGACCCTCCAGGTCGACGAGAACCTCGACCGGCACGGCCGGGTGATGGAGATCCTCTCCGAACACACCTGCCAGGGCTGGCTGGAGGGATATCTGCTGACCGGCCGGCACGGTCTGTTCTCCTGCTACGAGGCGTTCGCGCACATCATCGACTCGATGGTCAACCAGCACATCAAGTGGCTGCGCGTCACCCGAAGGCTGCCTTGGCGCGCACCCGTCGCCTCGCTCAACTACCTGCTCACCTCGCACGTCTGGCGGCAGGACCACAACGGTTTCTCCCACCAGGACCCCGGCTTCGTCGACCACATCCTCAACAAGAGTCCCGAGGTCGTACGGGTCTATCTGCCGCCGGACGCCAACACCCTGCTGTCGGTGGCCGACCACGTGCTGCGCAGCCGCGACTACGTCAATGTGATCGTGGCCGGGAAACAGCCCTGTTTCGACTGGCTGAGCATGGCGGAGGCCCGCGTCCACTGCGCGCGCGGCGCCGGGATCTGGGACTGGGCCGGAACCGAGAACGGCACCCGCGAACCCGACGTGGTCCTCGCCTGCGCGGGCGACGTCCCCACCCAGGAAGTGCTGGCCGCCGCCCAGCTGCTGCGCCGCGAACTGCCGGATCTCGCCGTCCGGGTCGTCAACGTGGTGGACATCGCGCGGCTGCTGCCGAGCGGCGAACACCCGCACGGCATGGGCGACTTCGAGTACGACGGCTTGTTCACCGCCGACAAACCGGTCGTCTTCGCCTACCACGGCTACCCCTGGCTGATCCACCGCCTCGCCTACCGCCGCACCGGCCACCCGCACCTGCATGTGCGCGGCTACAAGGAGTTCGGCACCACGACCACGCCGTTCGACATGGTCGTGCGCAACGACCTCGACCGCTATCGCCTCGTCATGGACGTCATCGACCGTGTCCCCGGCCTCGCCGTGCGCGCTGCGTCCGTACGGCAGCGGATGGAGGACGCGCGACTGCGCCACCATGACTGGATCCGCGTCCACGGCACCGACCTGCCCGAGGTAACCGACTGGACCTGGGACGGGTGA
- a CDS encoding hemerythrin domain-containing protein, with the protein MGHGGNVIDELMTDHREVEELFGRIEALPSGAKDRKLCADQVTMELVRHSVAEEAYLYPAVREHVPGGDALADKELEDHAQAEQIMKDLEGCQADDPEFDRLVGMLMREIREHVADEEQNLFPRLRAVCPAEALDDLGDKVRRAKKTAPTRPHPAAPDQPPANKMLAPGVGMIDRMRDALTGRGKSD; encoded by the coding sequence ATGGGTCATGGTGGGAACGTGATCGACGAGCTGATGACCGATCACCGCGAGGTCGAGGAGCTCTTCGGCCGGATCGAGGCGCTGCCGTCCGGTGCCAAGGACCGCAAGCTGTGCGCCGACCAGGTCACGATGGAGCTGGTCCGGCATTCGGTGGCCGAGGAGGCGTATCTCTACCCGGCGGTGCGTGAGCACGTCCCCGGTGGGGACGCCCTGGCCGACAAGGAACTCGAGGACCACGCGCAGGCCGAACAGATCATGAAGGACCTGGAGGGCTGTCAGGCGGACGATCCCGAGTTCGACCGGCTCGTGGGCATGCTCATGCGCGAGATCCGCGAGCACGTGGCGGACGAGGAGCAGAACCTGTTCCCGAGGCTGCGCGCGGTGTGCCCGGCGGAGGCCCTCGACGACCTCGGCGACAAGGTCCGCAGGGCGAAGAAGACGGCCCCGACCCGGCCGCACCCGGCCGCCCCGGACCAGCCCCCGGCCAACAAGATGCTGGCCCCGGGCGTCGGGATGATCGACCGCATGCGGGACGCGCTGACCGGCCGCGGCAAGTCCGACTGA
- a CDS encoding Tn3 family transposase produces the protein MTHVLHLQPGHDGSGPEPPRPECPPPGVRHEPVRVGRPPSESDRPAAANEARYRARAHTVLRSSYYGKDGDLTGSDKESQEASMLALRLLQSALGHMNTPLLQDNLRGEKWQERLTDADGRALSPLFRTHLNPYGWFEPDMNSRLDLDLSIRTTTLPGPSSRRERQPQPRHDTSGPWPGRIPRGLGRVHVKRAPPSPRRFGWCRPGGQLWCSRVGMSPRVARRSVRCLARVGGLRVAGRRGLIDVVVGRGPAGQQVQGVLRG, from the coding sequence ATGACCCATGTCCTACACCTCCAGCCTGGACACGACGGCTCCGGACCGGAGCCGCCACGCCCCGAGTGCCCGCCACCGGGAGTTCGACACGAGCCCGTACGGGTGGGCCGCCCCCCGTCGGAGAGCGACCGGCCGGCCGCGGCGAACGAGGCCCGCTACCGGGCCCGGGCGCATACGGTGCTGCGCTCGTCGTACTACGGCAAGGACGGCGACCTGACCGGTTCCGACAAGGAGTCCCAGGAGGCGTCCATGCTCGCCCTGCGCCTGCTTCAGTCGGCGTTGGGGCACATGAACACTCCGCTCCTCCAGGACAACCTGAGGGGGGAGAAGTGGCAGGAGCGGCTCACCGACGCCGACGGGCGGGCCCTGTCCCCGCTGTTCCGGACCCACCTGAACCCCTACGGCTGGTTCGAGCCGGACATGAACAGCCGCCTCGATCTGGACCTGTCCATCCGGACGACGACGTTACCCGGCCCCTCGTCCCGCAGGGAGAGACAGCCGCAGCCCCGGCATGACACCTCGGGCCCTTGGCCTGGCCGGATCCCGAGGGGCCTCGGCCGCGTCCATGTGAAGCGAGCGCCACCCTCGCCGAGGCGTTTCGGGTGGTGCCGTCCGGGTGGTCAGTTGTGGTGTTCGCGGGTGGGCATGTCGCCTCGCGTGGCCCGTCGTTCAGTCCGGTGTCTCGCCCGAGTCGGCGGGCTGCGAGTCGCTGGCCGGCGTGGACTGATCGATGTCGTCGTCGGTCGCGGCCCAGCTGGCCAGCAGGTTCAGGGCGTCCTGCGAGGGTGA
- a CDS encoding SDR family oxidoreductase, protein MSKVIVVTGAGRGLGTDIAREALAAGHQVVATGRRPEEVEKTLGGPQDDLLVTRLDVTILEDAEAAAQATVDRFGRIDVLINNAGNLFTGYFEEISPAQMRRQFETNLFGPMNVTRAVLPIMRKQRAGHVITITSTAGLVGMEFTSAYAASKFAEEGWMESLRYDVEPYDIHTTIVEPGYFRTELLVDGSVNWPELSIDDYAPRTAPRIEGMKSMNGKQPGDPAKLARALLTIAQQEKPPLRFVAGADAIEAAEAKATELLAQAEASRELGGALAYDNAHA, encoded by the coding sequence ATGAGCAAGGTCATTGTCGTCACCGGTGCCGGACGCGGTCTGGGCACGGACATCGCCCGCGAGGCCCTCGCCGCCGGCCACCAGGTCGTCGCCACCGGCCGCCGCCCCGAAGAGGTGGAGAAGACCCTGGGCGGGCCGCAGGACGATCTGCTGGTCACCAGGCTCGACGTCACCATCCTGGAGGACGCCGAGGCCGCCGCGCAGGCAACTGTCGACCGCTTCGGCCGCATCGACGTCCTGATCAACAACGCCGGGAACCTCTTCACCGGCTACTTCGAGGAGATCTCGCCCGCGCAGATGCGCCGGCAGTTCGAGACCAACCTCTTCGGCCCGATGAACGTCACCCGCGCCGTCCTGCCGATCATGCGCAAGCAGCGCGCAGGCCACGTCATCACCATCACCTCGACCGCCGGGCTGGTCGGCATGGAGTTCACCTCCGCCTATGCCGCCTCGAAGTTCGCGGAAGAGGGCTGGATGGAGTCCCTGCGCTACGACGTCGAGCCGTACGACATCCACACCACGATCGTGGAGCCCGGCTACTTCCGCACCGAACTCCTCGTGGACGGCTCTGTTAACTGGCCCGAGCTGTCCATCGACGACTATGCCCCGCGCACCGCACCCCGGATCGAGGGCATGAAGAGCATGAACGGCAAGCAGCCCGGCGACCCCGCCAAGCTCGCCCGCGCCCTGCTCACCATCGCCCAGCAGGAGAAGCCGCCGCTGCGCTTCGTCGCCGGTGCGGACGCCATCGAGGCCGCCGAGGCCAAGGCCACGGAGCTCCTCGCCCAGGCCGAGGCATCCCGCGAACTGGGCGGCGCCCTGGCCTACGACAACGCCCACGCCTGA
- a CDS encoding helix-turn-helix domain-containing protein, which translates to MAGRDDPNGTSRDIRDDFRAEIREFLGTRRAKVTPEQAGLPLYGGERRRVTGLRREEVALLAGISSEYYTRLERGNATGVSESVIEGIAQALQLDEAERIHLLDLLRGAGTTRPPRRRPAQQRVRPTVQRVLDSMSGTPAFILSGRGDILAANHLGRALFSPVYADPVRPPNNARFVFLSPHATDFFRHWDEVAGDTVAMLRAEAGRDLYDRRLTDLIGELSTRSAEFRRRWAAHNVRMHTTGVKLLHHPVVGDLDLPFETFPLPDGPSQFLLTYTAEPRSPSQDALNLLASWAATDDDIDQSTPASDSQPADSGETPD; encoded by the coding sequence ATGGCAGGCAGAGACGACCCCAACGGCACAAGCCGCGACATCCGCGATGATTTCCGTGCGGAGATCCGGGAGTTCCTCGGCACGCGGCGGGCCAAGGTCACCCCGGAGCAGGCCGGACTGCCGCTCTACGGCGGAGAGCGCCGACGCGTCACCGGGCTGCGCCGGGAGGAGGTAGCCCTCCTCGCGGGCATCTCCAGCGAGTACTACACCCGGCTGGAGCGCGGCAATGCCACGGGCGTCTCCGAGAGTGTCATCGAGGGCATCGCGCAAGCACTGCAGCTCGACGAGGCCGAACGCATCCACCTGCTCGACCTCCTGCGTGGCGCCGGCACGACCCGTCCGCCCCGCCGCCGCCCGGCCCAGCAGCGCGTCCGGCCCACGGTGCAGCGCGTCCTCGACTCGATGAGCGGCACACCCGCGTTCATCCTCAGCGGACGCGGGGACATCCTGGCCGCCAACCACCTCGGGCGCGCCCTGTTCTCCCCCGTCTACGCCGACCCGGTACGGCCGCCGAACAACGCCAGGTTCGTCTTTCTCAGCCCGCACGCGACCGATTTCTTCCGCCACTGGGACGAAGTCGCGGGCGACACGGTCGCCATGCTGCGCGCCGAGGCCGGCCGCGATCTCTACGACCGACGGCTGACGGACCTGATCGGGGAGCTGTCCACCCGCAGCGCGGAATTCCGTCGCCGCTGGGCGGCCCACAACGTCCGGATGCACACCACCGGCGTGAAGCTCCTCCACCACCCGGTCGTCGGCGACCTCGACCTGCCTTTCGAGACCTTCCCGCTCCCCGACGGCCCCAGCCAGTTCCTCCTCACCTACACCGCCGAGCCCCGCTCACCCTCGCAGGACGCCCTGAACCTGCTGGCCAGCTGGGCCGCGACCGACGACGACATCGATCAGTCCACGCCGGCCAGCGACTCGCAGCCCGCCGACTCGGGCGAGACACCGGACTGA
- a CDS encoding YqjF family protein, protein MPSTPQPQALVPPHPITPDAPDAIARPFLTQSWLDLTFLHWAADPADVAGLLPPGTVPDTLDGLTYVGLVAFRMHRVGWFRLPGVPYLGSFPETNVRLYSVDAHGRRGVVFRSLDASRLLPVAVARIGFRMPYVWSRMAIDADADTVTYTSRRRWPGPRGARSRLTVRVGEQIGEPTALEHFLTARWGMHSAFFGRSMYLPNAHPRWPLHRAELLECQEDLVAAAGLPDPAGEPVSVLYSPGVPARFDRPARPHRPAGIPTP, encoded by the coding sequence GTGCCGTCGACCCCGCAGCCGCAGGCCCTCGTGCCCCCGCATCCGATAACGCCCGACGCGCCGGACGCGATAGCGCGGCCCTTCCTGACCCAGTCCTGGCTCGACCTCACCTTTCTCCACTGGGCCGCGGACCCGGCCGATGTGGCCGGGCTGCTGCCGCCGGGGACCGTCCCGGACACCCTGGACGGCCTGACCTACGTCGGTCTGGTGGCGTTCCGGATGCATCGCGTCGGCTGGTTCCGCCTCCCGGGCGTTCCCTACCTGGGGTCCTTCCCGGAGACGAACGTCCGTCTCTACTCGGTCGACGCGCACGGTCGGCGGGGCGTCGTCTTCCGGTCGCTGGACGCCTCCAGGCTGCTGCCGGTGGCCGTGGCCCGGATCGGCTTCCGGATGCCTTACGTGTGGTCGCGCATGGCGATCGACGCCGACGCCGACACCGTCACGTACACCAGCCGCCGTCGGTGGCCGGGTCCGCGCGGGGCGCGCAGCCGGCTCACCGTGCGGGTGGGCGAGCAGATCGGGGAACCCACGGCGCTGGAGCACTTCCTGACCGCGCGCTGGGGCATGCACAGCGCCTTCTTCGGCCGGTCGATGTACCTGCCGAACGCCCATCCGCGCTGGCCGCTGCACCGCGCCGAGCTCCTGGAGTGCCAGGAGGACCTGGTGGCGGCGGCCGGCCTGCCGGACCCGGCGGGAGAACCGGTGAGCGTGCTGTACTCGCCGGGCGTCCCGGCCCGCTTCGACCGCCCGGCCCGCCCGCACCGCCCGGCCGGCATCCCGACCCCCTGA
- a CDS encoding RpiB/LacA/LacB family sugar-phosphate isomerase: MRISVSSDMDEPVARALVAELRGRGHDVVPYGALRSGDDPQWAVCSAAAARDVADGTSEQAVVCCWTGTGASIAANKVPGVRAALCADAYTADGARRWNDANVLALGLRLTSEPLLKEILDAWFAAEAGGDAEDRRNVAHVDGLDAARARSGS; the protein is encoded by the coding sequence ATGCGCATCTCTGTCTCATCGGACATGGACGAACCAGTGGCCCGCGCCCTCGTCGCGGAGCTGCGCGGCCGTGGGCACGACGTGGTGCCGTACGGTGCGCTGCGGTCCGGCGACGATCCGCAGTGGGCGGTGTGCTCGGCGGCAGCGGCCCGGGACGTGGCCGACGGGACCTCGGAGCAGGCGGTGGTCTGCTGCTGGACCGGCACCGGTGCGTCGATCGCCGCGAACAAGGTGCCCGGCGTCCGGGCCGCCCTGTGCGCCGACGCCTACACCGCCGACGGCGCCCGCCGCTGGAACGACGCCAACGTCCTCGCCCTCGGCCTGCGCCTGACCTCCGAGCCGTTGCTCAAGGAGATCCTCGACGCCTGGTTCGCCGCAGAGGCCGGCGGCGACGCCGAGGACCGTCGGAACGTGGCCCACGTCGACGGCCTCGACGCCGCACGGGCGCGCTCGGGATCGTAG